The following are encoded together in the Opitutus sp. ER46 genome:
- a CDS encoding GNAT family N-acetyltransferase: MSLAFTSLSTFGLEPAAAVLTHGFADYFVQIPFTAGALLQAARVDSVDLAESQIVSADGAAIGAALLARRGWTCRLAGMCLVPEARRRGAGEAFVRHLVAMAKARGDRSFVLEVIEQNAPAVALYRKCGFRELRRLLGFARTTEIGATAERASACALTEIDPAEMPQHMANVGTDWPWQISAATAAQFAPPLRAFRLGDAGVAVACPDQGDVVIRALGHPADAAGTRAATALLRALPAHFSGRRCVIKAVWPEAAAVVFVEAGFQRTELTQLQMHRALTAGVSGA; the protein is encoded by the coding sequence CCCACGGGTTCGCCGACTACTTTGTCCAAATCCCCTTCACCGCCGGTGCGCTGCTGCAGGCCGCCCGCGTAGACAGCGTGGACTTGGCGGAGAGCCAGATCGTCAGCGCGGACGGCGCTGCCATTGGGGCCGCGTTGCTGGCGCGCCGCGGCTGGACGTGCCGGTTGGCCGGGATGTGCCTGGTGCCCGAGGCGCGGAGACGCGGCGCTGGCGAAGCGTTCGTCCGGCATCTCGTCGCGATGGCGAAAGCCCGGGGTGATCGCTCCTTCGTCCTCGAGGTCATCGAGCAGAACGCGCCGGCGGTCGCGTTGTACCGGAAGTGCGGCTTTCGCGAACTCCGACGGCTGCTTGGCTTCGCCCGGACAACCGAGATTGGGGCGACCGCCGAGCGCGCCTCTGCCTGCGCCCTCACCGAGATTGATCCGGCCGAGATGCCCCAGCACATGGCCAACGTCGGCACTGACTGGCCATGGCAGATTTCCGCCGCCACCGCGGCCCAGTTCGCGCCGCCGCTCCGCGCGTTTCGGCTCGGCGACGCGGGCGTTGCGGTGGCCTGCCCCGACCAAGGCGACGTCGTGATCCGGGCCCTCGGCCACCCAGCTGACGCCGCCGGGACGCGGGCCGCGACGGCGCTGCTGCGTGCGCTGCCGGCGCATTTTTCCGGCCGGCGGTGCGTGATCAAAGCCGTCTGGCCCGAAGCCGCCGCCGTCGTGTTCGTCGAGGCGGGGTTCCAACGCACCGAGTTGACCCAACTCCAGATGCACCGCGCGCTCACCGCCGGCGTGAGCGGCGCGTGA